One stretch of Erpetoichthys calabaricus chromosome 14, fErpCal1.3, whole genome shotgun sequence DNA includes these proteins:
- the LOC114665271 gene encoding ficolin-2-like, with translation MQLLVVKTTLVIILLFPAVLGESGTSCPEVKVLNLGSEKFTVLQGCPGSAGTPGTPGQNGFPGSNGQNGAPGIKGEKGDQGTYGKIGPQGEKGDKGDKGSQGICATFNDSLCQIGARNCLQHLEQGHTISGWYTVYSDTCKAVTVYCDMDTEGGGWTVFQRRMDGSVDFYRKWNPYKFGFGKQQSEFWLGNENIHILTRNGNYELRVDLEDFDNNKVYANYASFKLEGETDLYRLRLGKYTGGSVGDSLTLHNNKPFSTYDNDNDEGTQNCAVTVSGAWWYTNCYASNLNGKYLKGQGGSSSYGLDWASGKGIGYSYKYADMKFR, from the exons ATGCAGCTTCTAGTGGTCAAGACGACACTGGTCATTATTCTACTTTTTCCTGCTGTACTGGGTGAAAGTGGCACCAGTTGTCCAG AGGTAAAAGTGCTCAACTTGGGCTCTGAAAAATTCACAGTCTTGCAGGGATGTCCTGGGTCTGCAGGCACACCTGGTACACCTGGACAAAATGGTTTTCCTGGAAGCAATGGACAAAATGGTGCTCCAGGGATTAAAG GGGAGAAAGGGGATCAAGGTACCTACGGCAAGATAGGTCCTCAAGGAGAGAAGGGAGACAAAGGAGACAAAGGAAGCCAAG GAAtctgcgcaaccttcaatgattCTCTTTGTCAGATAG GTGCCCGGAACTGCCTGCAGCATCTCGAGCAGGGACACACAATCAGTGGCTGGTACACAGTGTACTCCGACACCTGCAAAGCGGTGACAGTCTACTGTGACATGGACACCGAGGGTGGAGGCTGGACA GTTTTTCAACGACGCATGGATGGCTCAGTGGATTTCTATCGAAAATGGAATCCATACAAATTTGGCTTTGGAAAACAGCAATCTGAGTTCTGGCTTGGAAATGAAAACATTCATATTCTGACTCGAAATG gtAATTATGAACTCCGAGTGGATTTAGAAGACTTTGACAATAATAAAGTCTATGCAAACTATGCTTCTTTCAAATTGGAGGGTGAGACAGATCTATACAGACTTCGCCTGGGAAAATACACGGGAGGCTCTGTAG GTGATTCTCTTACTCTTCATAACAACAAGCCATTCTCCACATATGACAATGATAACGATGAAGGCACTCAAAACTGTGCGGTCACTGTGAGCGGAGCATGGTGGTACACAAACTGCTATGCTTCCAATTTAAATGGGAAATATCTGAAGGGGCAAGGAGGGTCTTCAAGTTATGGCCTTGATTGGGCCTCAGGGAAAGGGATCGGCTACTCTTACAAGTACGCTGATATGAAGTTTCGCTGA